A stretch of Desulfotalea psychrophila LSv54 DNA encodes these proteins:
- a CDS encoding TRAP transporter large permease yields the protein MSVTAVLFCSFAGLLLLGAPITVALGVSAMVSFMVVGQDLGTLIQIAFTSVNSFPIMALPAFVLAGALMDKAGVSKRLVTVAEKMVGPIPGGLAVSTALACVFFGAISGSGPATTAAVGMLMIPAMVNKGYDKGYAAAATATAGGVGIIIPPSIPMVIYGVASQESITRMFLGGVVPGLIISLGLCAMHLWMCRKMKPAEGDEAWSAQELIKSVKDGFWAIMAPVVILGGIYTGIFTPTEAAIVAIFYVLFVGIFIYRELTFKSVQKCLETTSWITGRVLVIMFTAYAFGRLLIQYRIPNQIVEWLLTMTTNVNLVWIFVLILLLFFGMFMETLAIILLVTPVLLPVMTAFGVDPIHFGVVLVCCCGVGFSTPPLGENIFIASGIADVSIEKISVKALPFCAVTIGVILLITFCPQIVLWLPNLLM from the coding sequence ATGTCTGTAACAGCTGTTTTATTTTGCTCTTTTGCGGGATTACTGCTTTTGGGAGCACCCATTACCGTGGCGCTTGGCGTTTCTGCCATGGTGTCATTTATGGTCGTGGGGCAGGATCTTGGAACCCTCATTCAAATTGCCTTTACCTCGGTAAACTCCTTTCCTATTATGGCTCTGCCCGCCTTTGTTTTGGCCGGGGCCTTGATGGATAAGGCTGGTGTTTCCAAGAGACTTGTCACCGTGGCTGAAAAGATGGTAGGTCCCATTCCCGGTGGTCTTGCTGTTTCTACTGCCCTCGCCTGTGTCTTCTTTGGCGCAATTTCAGGTTCCGGCCCTGCGACAACTGCAGCGGTTGGCATGTTGATGATTCCTGCCATGGTCAATAAGGGTTATGATAAGGGATATGCTGCGGCAGCTACTGCTACAGCGGGTGGTGTAGGTATTATTATTCCTCCAAGTATTCCAATGGTTATCTATGGTGTAGCCTCTCAGGAATCTATCACCAGAATGTTTCTTGGTGGTGTTGTTCCCGGTTTGATCATCAGTCTTGGCCTCTGTGCAATGCATCTCTGGATGTGTCGTAAGATGAAGCCTGCTGAAGGGGATGAGGCGTGGTCAGCTCAAGAGCTGATTAAATCTGTTAAGGATGGCTTTTGGGCTATCATGGCCCCGGTTGTTATCCTCGGTGGTATCTATACTGGTATCTTTACCCCTACAGAGGCTGCTATCGTAGCAATCTTCTATGTGCTCTTTGTCGGTATCTTTATTTATCGTGAACTTACCTTCAAGTCTGTGCAGAAATGTCTCGAGACCACCTCTTGGATTACCGGTCGTGTTCTTGTTATCATGTTTACCGCCTATGCCTTTGGTCGTTTGCTCATTCAGTACCGTATTCCCAATCAGATCGTAGAGTGGCTTTTGACCATGACAACCAATGTAAATCTGGTTTGGATATTTGTTCTTATCCTTCTCCTTTTCTTTGGTATGTTCATGGAGACCCTGGCCATCATCCTCTTGGTAACTCCTGTACTGCTTCCTGTAATGACAGCATTTGGGGTTGACCCAATTCACTTTGGTGTTGTTCTGGTTTGTTGTTGTGGTGTTGGTTTCTCTACACCGCCTCTGGGGGAAAATATATTTATTGCCTCGGGTATTGCCGATGTCTCAATTGAGAAAATTTCCGTGAAGGCCCTGCCCTTCTGTGCGGTTACCATCGGTGTGATTCTGTTGATCACCTTCTGCCCGCAAATCGTACTGTGGTTGCCTAATTTGTTGATGTAG
- a CDS encoding M48 family metallopeptidase, with protein MNRWLITFFMLFSLSACATSPTGRSQLMLVSPESAVASSRQAYVQTIQPLQKDGKVDSDPALSRRVRLITGRIIAQAIISHPEAKKWQWDVKVIDADETVNAWCMAGGKMAVYTGIVNKLKLTDDELAQVMAHEISHALANHTAEKMSVAMASSIGTLGMAIATRDSDNRGAIMSGTVLAASLAVTLPNSRAAENEADVMGIKFAALAGYDPRAAGSLWEKMAKEGGSRPAEFLSTHPAPANRQATLAALAQEMMPYYLDKKVRPVYQLP; from the coding sequence ATGAACAGATGGTTGATAACCTTTTTTATGCTTTTCTCTCTGAGTGCCTGTGCAACCAGCCCTACCGGACGTTCGCAGTTGATGCTGGTCTCCCCTGAATCTGCTGTGGCCTCCTCTCGGCAGGCATATGTGCAGACTATTCAGCCCTTGCAGAAGGATGGAAAGGTGGATTCGGATCCTGCCCTGAGTCGGCGTGTCCGCCTGATTACGGGTCGTATTATTGCTCAGGCGATTATCAGCCATCCCGAGGCAAAAAAGTGGCAGTGGGATGTGAAGGTGATCGATGCAGATGAAACTGTTAATGCCTGGTGTATGGCGGGCGGGAAGATGGCAGTCTATACGGGGATTGTTAATAAGCTGAAGTTGACTGATGACGAGCTTGCTCAGGTGATGGCCCATGAAATTTCCCATGCCCTGGCTAACCATACCGCAGAAAAAATGTCCGTTGCCATGGCCTCCAGCATTGGCACCCTTGGGATGGCCATTGCTACGAGGGATAGTGACAATCGGGGGGCTATTATGAGCGGGACGGTGCTTGCCGCTAGTCTGGCCGTGACCCTGCCCAATAGCCGGGCTGCTGAAAATGAGGCAGATGTTATGGGAATTAAATTTGCTGCCCTGGCTGGCTATGATCCAAGGGCAGCCGGGAGCCTATGGGAGAAAATGGCAAAGGAAGGCGGTTCCAGGCCAGCGGAATTTCTCTCCACCCATCCCGCTCCGGCTAATCGGCAGGCCACCTTGGCAGCTCTTGCTCAGGAGATGATGCCCTATTATCTGGATAAGAAGGTGCGGCCCGTTTATCAACTTCCCTAA